A portion of the Kiritimatiellia bacterium genome contains these proteins:
- the rpmG gene encoding 50S ribosomal protein L33, translating into MPREIITLACSECKRRNYTTTKDKKRTPDRLELKKYCPFERKHTVHREIR; encoded by the coding sequence ATGCCAAGAGAAATCATTACCCTGGCGTGCAGTGAATGCAAACGGCGCAATTATACGACGACCAAGGATAAGAAGCGGACGCCCGACAGGTTGGAGTTGAAAAAATATTGTCCTTTTGAGCGCAAGCATACCGTTCACCGTGAAATCCGTTGA
- the secE gene encoding preprotein translocase subunit SecE: protein MAMNIPGIFDKFASFIGEVGVELRKSAWPTRQELVESTVVVVVSVVMLAVFVGICDLILMRLLKLII, encoded by the coding sequence ATGGCGATGAATATTCCGGGAATATTTGACAAATTTGCAAGTTTTATCGGCGAAGTCGGCGTTGAACTCAGAAAATCGGCGTGGCCAACCCGGCAAGAGCTGGTTGAATCCACCGTGGTGGTCGTTGTCTCGGTTGTCATGCTGGCGGTTTTTGTCGGCATCTGCGACCTGATTCTTATGCGGCTGTTGAAACTGATCATTTGA
- the nusG gene encoding transcription termination/antitermination protein NusG, translating to MEKQWFVIHTLTGKENKVRESLLRRIKIEEMGDLVGEVTIPAEKVSEVKKGKKSTLTRMFYPGYVLIEIVLYDDKGKINEKSWYFVNDTPGVIGFIGGSRPVPLQSREVESILYQIEDKKEKVKPKVVFEPGETVKITDGPFLNFNGIVEEVDPDKGKLKVFVSIFGRTAPVELEYWQVERV from the coding sequence ATGGAAAAACAATGGTTTGTCATTCATACGTTGACCGGGAAGGAAAACAAAGTCAGGGAAAGCCTGTTGCGCCGGATCAAAATTGAGGAAATGGGCGATCTGGTCGGCGAGGTAACGATTCCTGCCGAAAAGGTTTCGGAGGTGAAAAAGGGCAAAAAAAGCACGCTGACGAGGATGTTTTATCCCGGTTACGTTCTGATTGAGATTGTCTTGTATGACGATAAAGGCAAGATCAATGAAAAATCCTGGTATTTCGTGAACGACACTCCCGGCGTTATCGGGTTTATCGGCGGCTCCCGCCCCGTTCCTCTGCAGTCGCGGGAAGTGGAATCAATTCTGTATCAGATTGAAGACAAGAAGGAAAAAGTCAAACCCAAGGTTGTTTTTGAGCCGGGCGAAACGGTGAAAATCACCGACGGCCCCTTCCTTAATTTCAACGGGATTGTTGAGGAAGTGGATCCGGACAAGGGCAAGTTAAAGGTCTTTGTTTCAATTTTCGGGCGCACCGCTCCGGTTGAACTGGAATACTGGCAGGTGGAACGGGTTTGA
- the rplA gene encoding 50S ribosomal protein L1, which translates to MKEHGKKYRSLKSKVEQKQYALGEAIAFIKENPAAKFDETLDIAFRLGLDFKKSELTVRGLVSLPHGTGKSVKVLVFASGSAAEAARAAGADFVGFEDMIAKIQGGWLDFDVAVATVDAMKDVRKLGKFLGPRGLMPNPKTGTITDDVAAAVKQCKAGRVEFRMDRHGNIMVPFGKRSFDAQKLEENARAVVGAVVAARPAAAKGIFIKRCVVSSTMGVGLPIQPREFSAAE; encoded by the coding sequence ATGAAAGAGCACGGAAAAAAATACCGCAGTCTGAAAAGCAAGGTTGAGCAGAAACAGTACGCGCTGGGCGAGGCGATCGCGTTCATCAAGGAGAACCCGGCCGCAAAATTTGATGAAACCCTGGATATCGCCTTTCGGCTCGGACTTGATTTTAAGAAATCCGAGCTGACGGTGCGCGGCCTGGTGAGTTTGCCGCACGGCACCGGCAAAAGCGTGAAAGTGCTGGTTTTTGCGTCCGGATCAGCGGCCGAGGCCGCGCGCGCGGCCGGCGCCGACTTTGTCGGCTTTGAGGACATGATTGCGAAAATCCAGGGCGGGTGGCTGGATTTTGACGTGGCGGTCGCCACGGTGGACGCGATGAAGGATGTGCGCAAACTCGGCAAATTTCTTGGCCCGCGCGGGCTGATGCCGAACCCGAAGACCGGCACGATCACCGACGACGTGGCCGCGGCGGTGAAACAATGCAAGGCGGGGCGGGTTGAATTCCGCATGGACCGCCACGGCAACATCATGGTGCCTTTCGGCAAACGTTCCTTTGACGCGCAAAAGCTTGAGGAGAACGCCCGGGCGGTCGTTGGCGCGGTCGTGGCCGCGCGGCCTGCCGCCGCCAAGGGCATCTTCATAAAGCGCTGCGTGGTCAGTTCAACAATGGGCGTCGGCCTGCCCATACAGCCGCGCGAATTTTCCGCGGCGGAATAA
- the rplJ gene encoding 50S ribosomal protein L10: protein MRPDKIAMVNEIRSWVTGASYLILTNYKGMKVGQIKELRLRLAKQNSAFHVVKNNFFMKAVADMPGMKMAEPPDIPLAIVFGSGDGISIAKLIDDFAQEHKVAAIAGGFLDGRRFSAAEFAQLVKLPSKLELLGMLAGGLAAPVRGLVSVMRQKMASVVYALRAVQELKSKSSNK, encoded by the coding sequence ATGAGACCGGACAAAATCGCAATGGTGAATGAAATCCGCTCCTGGGTGACGGGGGCCTCGTATTTGATTTTAACCAACTACAAGGGGATGAAGGTCGGCCAGATCAAGGAGTTGCGCCTGCGCCTCGCAAAACAGAATTCCGCGTTTCACGTGGTCAAGAATAATTTTTTCATGAAAGCCGTTGCCGATATGCCGGGGATGAAGATGGCCGAACCGCCTGATATTCCCCTGGCCATTGTCTTCGGATCAGGCGACGGCATTTCCATCGCCAAGCTGATTGACGATTTTGCGCAGGAACATAAAGTGGCGGCGATCGCGGGCGGTTTTCTGGATGGCCGCCGGTTCTCGGCGGCGGAGTTCGCGCAATTGGTCAAGCTGCCTTCAAAACTTGAGCTGCTTGGCATGCTTGCCGGCGGATTGGCCGCGCCGGTCCGCGGCCTGGTGTCCGTTATGCGCCAGAAAATGGCCAGCGTGGTGTATGCCCTGCGGGCGGTTCAGGAGTTAAAGAGTAAATCCAGTAATAAATAG
- the rplL gene encoding 50S ribosomal protein L7/L12, with translation MKEFIDWVETISVLELSQLVKALEQRFGVSAAAPMMAVAGVAGGGAGGKTEEAKTEFTVVLASAGAQKIQVIKEVRAITGLGLKESKDLVEGAPKPVKDGVSKEDAAKIKEKLEAVGAKVEIK, from the coding sequence ATGAAGGAATTCATTGACTGGGTTGAAACCATCAGCGTTCTTGAATTATCCCAGCTGGTGAAGGCGTTGGAACAGCGTTTTGGAGTGTCGGCCGCCGCGCCGATGATGGCGGTTGCCGGCGTTGCCGGCGGCGGAGCGGGCGGCAAAACCGAAGAGGCGAAAACCGAGTTTACCGTTGTGCTGGCGAGCGCGGGCGCGCAGAAAATACAGGTGATCAAGGAAGTCCGCGCGATTACCGGCCTGGGGCTGAAAGAATCAAAAGACCTTGTTGAAGGCGCGCCGAAGCCGGTTAAAGATGGGGTTTCCAAGGAGGACGCCGCCAAAATCAAGGAAAAACTGGAAGCCGTCGGCGCAAAGGTTGAGATTAAGTAA
- the rpoB gene encoding DNA-directed RNA polymerase subunit beta: protein MAETIDCGKLKSIIEPPDLIELQKRSYCDFFQMDVPASRRKNIGLQAVFKEIFPIESYDGGCVLDFVSYEFTPTKKTPDQCLKDGETYAAPLHVKFRLKNGDEVYEEVVYMGEMPISTESASFVINGAERCIVSQLHRSPGICFERTVHSNGSSIFSFRLIPDHGSWVEVQFDASHMIYIYLDRQHRRRKFLAVTFLRALGYGANDELLRLYYRFEKINVSGDFPDEKLKNLVLKDDVIDVKSQTIIGRRYDYITRGLLKQMKGAEYETVEVVDVSWDEGLFLRNVQKDETNSEEEALKEIFMKLRPGDPPTVSGARQMLKNLFFDARRFDLGRVGRYKINQKLKLDKNKELRAIDNEDMVEALRYLINLSRGNGVVDDIDHLGSRRLKVGGELLENQCRLGLARAQRTLRERIMYIDTSVEKPMPQRLINPKSLSASVLDFFARSQLSQFMDQTNPLSELTHKRRMSALGPGGLSRERAGFEVRDVHTSHYGRICPIETPEGPNIGLISSLGTYARVNDFGFIETPYIKVKDGRVTGEVDYLTADQEENFVIAQANAPTDEKGRLREEVVSVRYRGEFLEKSRDSVQYIDTSPKQMVSVAAGLIPFLEHDDANRALMGSNMMRQAVPLLRTERAFVSTGLEKRVALDSRIMVTASEPGRVAYVSAVKIIVTPDGKLPKKNSKQWEAAQVYELRKFMCSNAGTCINQKPIVKAGQKVVKGMVLADGPCTAEGELALGRNVLVAFMPWGGYNFEDAILVSERLVREDFFTSVHIEKFEINARDTKLGPEEITRDIPNVAEEALRDLGPDGVIRIGARVKPGDILVGKVTPKSETELAPEERLLRAIFGEKAADVRDTSLRVPSGTSGIVMEVRASAQENMDREKMSAKARRQQVKQIEEEYKQKKQNLLEVLTDALSNVLLGEKIPLDVVNAETGEIIIPANRKITKFLLRKLSSCWEHIEVDPSPIQVRIQGIINEHKNQFAEIEMERENALHRISSGDDVEEGIVKQVRVYVASKKRLAVGDKMAGRHGNKGVIARIMKDEDMPFMPDGTPVDMVLNPLGVPSRMNVGQLYETQLGWVCEEMGIHVVTPIFDGIAENEIQKKLGENKLPANGKTVLRDGRTGVEFEQPVTTGVIYMLKLHHLVSDKIHARAVGPYSLVTQQPLGGKAQYGGQRFGEMEVWAMEAYSAAYALQELLTVKSDDVHGRTRIYEAIIKGENIVEPGVPESFNVLIKELQSLCLDMRLLTSGEEKQKISKD, encoded by the coding sequence ATGGCGGAAACAATAGATTGCGGCAAACTTAAAAGCATCATAGAGCCTCCTGACCTGATTGAATTGCAAAAACGTTCATACTGCGATTTCTTCCAGATGGATGTGCCGGCCAGCCGGCGGAAGAACATCGGGTTGCAGGCGGTTTTCAAGGAGATTTTTCCCATTGAAAGCTACGACGGCGGCTGTGTGCTTGATTTTGTCAGTTACGAGTTCACGCCCACCAAGAAAACCCCGGATCAGTGCTTAAAGGACGGCGAAACTTACGCCGCGCCACTTCACGTCAAATTCAGGCTGAAAAACGGCGACGAAGTCTATGAGGAAGTCGTTTACATGGGCGAGATGCCGATCAGCACCGAAAGCGCGAGTTTCGTCATCAACGGCGCCGAACGCTGCATTGTCAGCCAGCTCCATCGCTCGCCGGGCATTTGTTTTGAACGGACCGTGCATTCAAACGGCTCGTCCATCTTTTCGTTCCGCCTGATTCCCGACCACGGCTCCTGGGTTGAAGTGCAGTTTGACGCCAGCCATATGATTTATATTTACCTGGACCGCCAGCACCGCCGCCGCAAGTTCCTGGCCGTCACTTTCCTGCGGGCGCTCGGTTACGGCGCCAACGACGAACTGCTCCGCCTTTATTACCGCTTTGAAAAGATCAACGTTTCCGGCGATTTTCCGGATGAAAAGCTCAAAAATCTCGTTTTGAAAGACGATGTGATAGACGTTAAATCCCAGACCATCATCGGCCGGCGTTACGATTACATCACGCGCGGCCTGCTCAAGCAGATGAAGGGCGCGGAATATGAGACGGTGGAGGTCGTTGACGTTTCCTGGGATGAGGGTTTGTTCCTGCGCAACGTGCAGAAAGATGAAACCAATTCGGAGGAGGAAGCCCTCAAGGAAATATTCATGAAGCTCAGGCCCGGCGACCCGCCGACCGTGAGCGGAGCCCGGCAGATGCTCAAAAACCTTTTCTTTGACGCGCGCCGTTTTGATCTGGGCCGGGTCGGCCGTTACAAGATCAATCAGAAGCTGAAACTGGACAAAAACAAGGAACTGCGGGCGATTGACAACGAGGACATGGTGGAGGCGCTCCGCTACCTGATCAATCTTTCCCGCGGCAACGGGGTTGTGGACGATATTGACCATCTCGGCAGCCGGCGTTTGAAGGTGGGCGGCGAGTTGCTGGAGAACCAGTGCCGCCTCGGGCTGGCGCGGGCGCAGAGAACCCTGCGCGAGAGAATCATGTATATTGACACCTCGGTTGAAAAACCGATGCCGCAAAGACTGATCAACCCGAAATCACTCTCCGCCTCGGTGCTGGACTTTTTTGCGCGCAGCCAGTTGAGCCAGTTCATGGACCAGACCAATCCCTTGTCGGAGTTGACCCACAAGCGGCGCATGAGCGCGCTCGGCCCCGGCGGTTTGAGCCGGGAAAGGGCCGGTTTTGAAGTGCGCGACGTTCACACGAGCCATTATGGCCGGATTTGTCCGATTGAGACGCCGGAGGGGCCGAACATCGGGTTGATTTCCTCGCTGGGCACTTATGCCCGCGTGAACGATTTCGGCTTTATTGAGACGCCCTATATAAAGGTCAAGGACGGCCGCGTAACCGGCGAGGTTGATTACCTGACGGCGGATCAGGAGGAAAATTTTGTCATTGCTCAGGCCAACGCGCCGACGGATGAAAAAGGGCGGCTGCGCGAGGAGGTTGTCTCGGTAAGGTACCGGGGCGAGTTCCTGGAAAAGAGCCGGGACAGCGTTCAATACATTGACACCTCGCCGAAGCAGATGGTCAGCGTGGCGGCCGGTTTGATTCCGTTCCTTGAGCATGACGACGCCAACCGCGCGCTGATGGGGTCAAACATGATGCGCCAGGCCGTGCCGCTCCTGCGCACGGAACGCGCCTTTGTCTCAACCGGCCTGGAAAAACGGGTCGCGCTGGATTCCCGGATTATGGTGACGGCTTCCGAGCCGGGCCGGGTCGCCTATGTTTCGGCGGTCAAAATCATCGTTACTCCCGACGGCAAGCTTCCCAAGAAAAATTCAAAACAATGGGAGGCCGCCCAGGTTTACGAACTGCGGAAATTCATGTGTTCCAATGCCGGCACGTGCATTAATCAGAAACCGATCGTGAAAGCGGGCCAGAAAGTAGTGAAGGGCATGGTCTTGGCCGACGGCCCTTGCACGGCGGAAGGCGAACTGGCCCTGGGACGCAACGTGCTCGTGGCGTTCATGCCGTGGGGCGGCTATAATTTTGAGGATGCGATCCTGGTCAGCGAGCGGCTGGTGCGCGAGGATTTTTTCACGTCGGTGCATATTGAGAAGTTTGAAATCAACGCGCGCGACACCAAGCTCGGTCCCGAGGAAATCACGCGGGATATTCCCAATGTCGCGGAAGAGGCCCTGCGCGATCTCGGGCCGGACGGCGTGATCCGCATCGGCGCCCGCGTGAAGCCGGGCGACATTCTGGTCGGGAAAGTAACCCCGAAAAGCGAAACCGAGCTGGCGCCAGAGGAAAGACTGCTCCGCGCCATTTTCGGAGAAAAGGCGGCCGACGTCCGGGATACCTCGCTGCGGGTTCCCAGCGGCACTTCGGGGATCGTGATGGAAGTGCGGGCTTCCGCCCAGGAAAATATGGACAGGGAAAAAATGAGCGCCAAGGCGCGGCGCCAGCAGGTCAAGCAGATTGAAGAGGAATACAAGCAGAAGAAACAGAACCTGCTGGAGGTGTTGACCGACGCGTTGAGCAACGTCCTTCTGGGTGAAAAAATACCGCTGGACGTGGTCAATGCCGAAACGGGGGAAATCATCATCCCCGCCAACCGGAAGATCACGAAGTTCCTGCTGCGCAAGCTTTCTTCCTGCTGGGAACATATTGAAGTGGACCCCAGCCCGATCCAGGTGCGGATTCAGGGGATCATCAACGAACATAAAAACCAGTTTGCCGAAATTGAAATGGAGCGCGAGAACGCGCTGCATCGCATTTCCAGCGGCGATGACGTAGAGGAAGGGATTGTCAAGCAGGTCAGGGTTTATGTCGCCAGCAAGAAACGCCTGGCGGTCGGGGACAAAATGGCCGGCCGGCATGGCAACAAGGGCGTGATTGCCCGGATTATGAAGGACGAGGATATGCCCTTTATGCCCGACGGCACGCCGGTGGATATGGTGCTTAACCCGCTGGGGGTGCCTTCGCGGATGAACGTCGGCCAGTTGTACGAAACCCAGCTGGGATGGGTCTGCGAGGAAATGGGCATTCATGTCGTTACCCCGATTTTTGACGGTATTGCCGAGAATGAGATTCAGAAAAAGCTTGGCGAAAACAAACTGCCCGCGAACGGCAAGACCGTTTTGCGGGACGGCCGCACCGGCGTGGAATTTGAACAGCCGGTTACGACGGGCGTGATTTACATGTTGAAACTGCATCACCTGGTAAGCGATAAAATTCACGCCAGGGCGGTAGGGCCTTATTCGCTGGTAACGCAGCAGCCGCTCGGCGGCAAAGCGCAGTATGGCGGCCAGCGTTTCGGCGAGATGGAAGTCTGGGCCATGGAGGCTTACTCGGCCGCTTACGCCCTGCAGGAGCTGTTGACCGTCAAGAGCGATGACGTGCACGGACGCACGCGCATTTACGAGGCGATCATCAAGGGTGAAAACATTGTGGAGCCGGGGGTGCCTGAGTCGTTCAATGTTCTGATCAAGGAATTGCAGAGCTTGTGCCTGGATATGCGTTTGTTGACTTCAGGAGAGGAGAAGCAGAAAATTTCCAAGGATTGA